The window CGTCGAGCTCGAGGCGAAGTACTATGCGGGACGAGAAGAAGCTCCGGTCATGGAGGCCGGACTCAACTAATCGAGTCTCCGGGGAACCCGGGGTGGTTCACGTTCGCATCGACGTACATGCGTGCGTTGGAGGGATCGAACTGATCCCCCGCGATTCCGGCGTCGACCGAGAGCGCGAAGGACTCGCTTCCGTTTCCCGTGTTCGTCACGAGGAACGTGAGCAGGCGATCGACGTCCGCCGGCGCGACGACGACGGCCGCGGCGTCCTGCCAGGTGACGACGACGTCGATCCGCTCGTCGACCGTGAAGACCGCGGTTGCGCTCTGCGTGTACGAATCCGCGCCGACGTCGTAGCTCACGGTCGCGGTGTTGGAGATCGGGGTGCCGGCCGGCGTACCGGCCGCACGCGCATTCGCCGCTGCCAGCAGCCACACGGCGGCCAGCACGCAGCGCGCGATCCAGCTCCGCGCGGTGACGCGGATCCCCAATTCGGCTCTCCCCCGGGGGGTAAACCCCCGACATCACTGCTTCGGTTGCGGGAACCGCGGGGTTGACGGAAAGCCTGTATGTGGGGAATGACGCTGGCGGAAATGCGCGCTCGTGTGCAACTCCGAAGTTGCCGCTTGCTGAGGCGGGCGGAGCGGGGCGGAGACGGCTACGGGCGTGGCGGATCTGGCGCGAGCGACTAGAAGTCGTCCTCTTCGGACCCGGGCAGACAGCGACGCGCACGCAGCATGCAGCTCGAGTCCGCGTTCATTCCGTCGCGCGTGCGGCCGTTCGCATCGACGCGAGTCACGCGGCCGTTCGTGAGCTCGAAGTCGAGCTGGCAGTACGACGGGTCGGGCTCATCGGACGGAAGCCCCAGCCGGTCGCGCGGAAGCGCGTTGCCAATGACGATGCCGTCGCCGCGATCGGCTCGGAAGTCGTCACCGAACGGGTCGTGTCCCTCGAAGCGGTAGGTCTGGCGCTCGAGATCGCCTACGATGTCGAAGTCGGACGGAACGCCCAGACACTCGCGCAGGTCCCGGCCGTCGAGCTGGAGCAATCCCGCGCGCGTCTCGTCGACGGCCGAGCTGTACGATCCGAGACACGCGGTGACACCGAGCGCCGCCGAGATCCGAATCAGTTGGGATCGGATCGTCGAGCGCACGCCCGAGACCGCTCAGAATCCCAGCTGGAGCTTCGCCGCCTCCGACATCATCGACGGGGTCCAGATCGGCTCCCAGGTCAGATCGACCGCGGCGTGCGCGACTCCGGGGATCTGCCGGACCTTCTGCTCGACTTCCGGCGGCAGGCTCTCGGCGACCGGGCACATCGGCGAGGTGAGCGTCATGACCACGCGCACGTGGTTCTCCTCGTCGACTTCGACGCCGTAGACCAGCCCGAGGTCGTAGATGTTGACCGGAATCTCGGGGTCGAAGACGCTGCGAAGCACCTCGATCACGCTCTCGCGCACGCTCTCGGGTCCGGGTTTCGGGGTCTCGATCGAATTCGCGCTCATGTCTACTCCGTCGTCACAGGGTCGGCTCGGCCGGCGAGCGCCGCCTCGAGCGTGTGCCAGGCCAGGCTCGCGCACTTGACCCGCATGGGGAACTCGCGCACGCCCGCGAGCACCGCGAGCTTGCCGAGCCTGGAAACGTCGATCGGCCGGTCGGCGGGGGTCGTCACCACCTCGTGGAAGCGCGCGAAGATCTCGTGCGCCTCGTCGGTGGTCTTGCCCTTCAGCGCCTCGGTCAGCAGCGACGCCGACGCGGTCGAGATCGCGCAGCCCTTGCCCGCGAAGCGCAGGTCGCGAACCAGGCCGTCGACGACCTCCAGGAAGAGCGCGAGCTGATCGCCGCAGAGCGGATTGCGGCCCTGCGCGCGATGCGTCGCGTGCTCCAGCGTCCCGAAGTTCCTCGGGTGCTTGGTGTGATCCAGGATCACCTCCTGGTACAGGTCGCGCAGGTCGGACATCAGGCGAAGATCTCCCGCACGCGCTCGACGCCGGCCACGAGCCGATCGACGTCGTCGCGGCCGTTGTGGACCGCGAACGAGGCGCGCGCGGTGGCGGGCACGTCGAAGTGGTCCATCACGGGCTGCGCGCAGTGATGCCCGGCGCGCACGGCGATGCCTTCTCCGTCGAGGATCGTGCCGACGTCGTGCGCGTGCACGTCTCCGACCACGAACGACACCAGGC is drawn from Deltaproteobacteria bacterium and contains these coding sequences:
- a CDS encoding SUF system Fe-S cluster assembly protein — protein: MSANSIETPKPGPESVRESVIEVLRSVFDPEIPVNIYDLGLVYGVEVDEENHVRVVMTLTSPMCPVAESLPPEVEQKVRQIPGVAHAAVDLTWEPIWTPSMMSEAAKLQLGF
- a CDS encoding SUF system NifU family Fe-S cluster assembly protein — translated: MSDLRDLYQEVILDHTKHPRNFGTLEHATHRAQGRNPLCGDQLALFLEVVDGLVRDLRFAGKGCAISTASASLLTEALKGKTTDEAHEIFARFHEVVTTPADRPIDVSRLGKLAVLAGVREFPMRVKCASLAWHTLEAALAGRADPVTTE